The DNA window GTCATATTTTCTTCTTCTAATATTTCCTTTGTTAGTTCTAGTGGAAATCCATAAGTATCATATAATCTAAAAGCATTTTCTCCAGATAAAATATTTTTATTTTCTCCTTTTAACTCTTCCATGTAACCTTTTAAGATTTCGCTACCTTGATCAATTGTCTCTTGGAATCTTTCTTCTTCAATGGTAATTACTTTCTTAATATACTCTTTTCTTTCTAAAAGTTCAGGATACGCACCACTTGATACTTCTAGTACACTATCTACTAATTGAGTTAAAAATTCCCCTTTGATGCCAAGCAATTTACCATGTCTTGCAGCTCTTCTTAATAACCTTCTAAGAACATATCCGCGTCCTTCGTTACTTGGCATAATCCCATCACATACCATAAAAGTAACAGAACGAATATGATCTGTGACAATTCTTATTGAAACATCTGTTTTTTCATTTCCTTGTCCATATTTTTGTCCAGAAATTTCTAATACTTTATTTAATATATGTTTTATGGTATCTATTTCAAATATAGAATCTACCCCTTGCATAATACATGCCATTCTTTCTAGGCCCATTCCTGTATCTATATTTGGATTTGGTAGTGGATTATAATTTCCATTCTCATCCTTATCAAATTGTGTGAATACATGATTCCAAAATTCTATGTATCGATCGCACTCACATCCTGGTTTGCAATCTGGATTACCACAACCATATTTTTCTCCTCTATCATAATAAATTTCGGAACATGGTCCACAAGGCCCTACTCCTATTTCCCAGAAGTTATCTTCTTTTCCTAGTCTTACAATTTTTCCAGGATCTATACCAATTTTTTTCTCCCAAATTTCATAGGCTTCGTCATCTTTTTCGTATACAGTTACCCATAGTTTTTCAACCGGGAATTTTAAATATTTTGTTACAAACTCCCATCCCCATGCAATAGATTCATTTTTAAAGTAATCTCCAAAAGAAAAGTTTCCAAGCATCTCAAAAAATGTAGCATGTCTTGCTGTTTTTCCTACATTTTCAATATCCCCTGTTCGAATACACTTCTGACAAGTAGACATTCTTTTCTTAGGGGGTATTTCTGTTCCCATAAAGTAATTTTTCAAAGGAGCCATTCCTGCATTTATTAATAATAAACTCTTGTCATTTTCAGGAACTAATGAATAACTAGCTCTTACATAATGATCCTTACTCTCAAAAAAGTCTAAAAATTGCTTTCTTATTTCATTCAAACTCATCTTTTCCATATGATCAACCTCCATGTTTTTTTATACAAAAATAAGCTCTCATCCCATATAGGGACGAGAGCACTCTCGCGGTACCACCCTACTTACCAAATTTCTTTGGTCTCTCTTTCATAATACCCAGCACGATAATGGTTGCAAGCCACTAACCCCTACTTATATTTCAAGGTCAATACTCCGAAGCTGCTTCCAAAAACTCAAACCAGAAGTCTTTCAGCCAATGGACTTCCTCTCTACAGATTTATTATTTTTGTACTCCTCTTCATCATTGTATTTTTATTTTTTATTTTTTCACATTAACATTAATTGATTATATAAAAATTAGTACTATTTGTCAATTCTTAAATCTATTATTCCCATATTTTTAATATTACATTACTAAAACTCATCATTTCATAAAATTTAAATATTTACAATTAAATCTATCATATGTTTTGTAATGATTTTTATACTAGCAGCAATCGGTACAGCAAAAATAAGCCCTATGAGTCCAAGCCATTCATTTCCTATCAATAAAGCTATAATAACAGTAACAGGATGAAGTCCTACACTTTCTCCAACAATCTTAGGAGTAATAATAGCACTTTCAATTTGTTGTATAATTGTAAAAGCAATGATTACCCATAAAGCTTTCATAGGTGTATCCAAAAGTGCAATCACTACCCCTGGAACTGCTCCAATAATCGGTCCAAAGTAAGGTATAATATTTGATATTCCAGCAATAATCCCAATAAGAAATGCAAAATTCACTTTGATCATTAACAATGCGATAATGCTTAATATTCCAACACAAGTAGCTACAATAAATTGTCCTCGTATAAACTTATTTAACAATATATGTATATCTTTACAAATATTAATTAATTCTTTTCTAACAATTCTTGGTATAATAAAAACTATTTTCTTTTTAAAATAATCCGCATCTTTTAAAAAATAGAAAGTAAAAATAGGAATGAGTACTAAAGTCACAACTTGAGAAAATATATTGAATATGCTATTGGTAACTTGCTTCATAATATCCATAGCATAAATTTCAATTCCTAATAAATGATCTTGTATTGAATCTTTAACAAAAGAAAGCTGAGGTGAAAAATTATCTAATTCCTCAATTTTTTTGTATATATGGTTTAAGTATTCATTTGCCTCTTTTGTATATTTAGGCAATATTTCTATTAAATTCCTTGCTTCTTTTGTAATATTAGGAGTTATGATTGTAACAACCAAAATCATGATAATAATTATGGTAGCATAGACAATGATTACACTCCAAATTCTAGGAACTCCCCTTTCATCTATTAGATGAACAATTGGATTAAGTAAATATGCAAATATAATAGCCCAAATAACAGGAGCAAATAATTTCCACAAGCTACATCTAAAATGATAAAGCATCATTCCCAATAACAATATGATTACAAAAACAAAAAAGTAAAAAAAATATTTTCTTTTCATTTTTAATTCTTTACTATTACTCACATAATGATTTCCTATATGAATCAAATAGTATGTTGAACATCCTAAAAACATTAAAATAAGGATATTGATTGCAGCAATAATAATTAAAAATATATAAAATATGGGTTTTGTCTGAACAAGATGAAAAATATTGAATCCTGCATTCATACGTCCACATCCTTTTAGATTTTATGAAAAGCAGCTAAAGAATTAGCTGCTTTTTCACTCTATCTTAATAAATTTATTGATTGAATCATATCTACCATATTTACTGCACCTTTAACCATTTTTCTTCCTCTTCTCATAACCATTCTTCTCTGTCTAGGACTCATTCTTTTATAGGCATACATTCCTGTTGTAGCTCCAATGATTCCACCTGTCAACATGCCTGATACAAATTTATTTCTCATACTTTTCACTCCTTTCCTTTATTCTAGTGAAAGTAAATTTTTTAATCCTCCAGTACCTTGTAAAATTGAAGCACTTATACTTGAGGTAATAATAATTGCATCCTGATGAATAGTAAATGATTGTAGAAAAGGTAAAATGGATCTTCCTTCAACCAAATCATCAAATAATCCCTCTGTTAAAATCAATCCTAAAAGTCTTCCATTTCCAATTTCTATCATAATATCTTGTACAGTACCTACATGCTTTCCATCATCTGTAATGACTTCGAGTCCTAAAAGTTTTTCTCTTGATTGTAACTGACTCATAGAATATTTGATACGTTTAATACTCGTATCATTTTGAATGGTCACTGCATTCTCTCCAATATTTTTTACATGTTCAAAATAAACCACCATAGGTTCATGAAAATATCCTCCCTCATGAACAAGAAAAGCAGTTACCTTTAAGTTTTGGTTGCAATAAATAATATCTTTAATTTCGAAAGTTTTACATCCTTCATCAAGAGAAATCACTGGCAAGCCTATGATGTCACAGCCTCTTTTCATCATAAAATACCACCACACTTAAAAAACAATTGATTACTATATTTTTATGATTCCACCAAAAAGTAAAAAAAATGCACCTTAAAGTGCACTTCAATTATCTTACTTTTTTTGTAATTGTTCCACCACCCATGAGATATTCTCCATCATAAAATACAACAGCTTGTCCTGGTGTTATGGCTCTTTGTGGATTTTCAAAAACAACACGTACTTTATTTCCTTCTTCTCCATATAGCTTTGCATCTTCTGGTTTTGCATTATATCTAATTTGTGCTTGTACTTTTAATCCGTCTTCAATTTTATTCAAATAAAGGAAATTTACATCTTCTGCTAATAATGCATTCCCAAAAACTTCTTCATTTTCCCCTAATACGACTTGATTTTTTTGAGGAATAATATCTACCACAAACATAGGCTTCCCAAGGGCAATTCCTAGTCCTTTTCTTTGTCCAATAGTATAATATACAATTCCTTTGTGTTTTC is part of the Crassaminicella profunda genome and encodes:
- a CDS encoding PRC-barrel domain-containing protein encodes the protein MMKRGCDIIGLPVISLDEGCKTFEIKDIIYCNQNLKVTAFLVHEGGYFHEPMVVYFEHVKNIGENAVTIQNDTSIKRIKYSMSQLQSREKLLGLEVITDDGKHVGTVQDIMIEIGNGRLLGLILTEGLFDDLVEGRSILPFLQSFTIHQDAIIITSSISASILQGTGGLKNLLSLE
- a CDS encoding AI-2E family transporter, producing MNAGFNIFHLVQTKPIFYIFLIIIAAINILILMFLGCSTYYLIHIGNHYVSNSKELKMKRKYFFYFFVFVIILLLGMMLYHFRCSLWKLFAPVIWAIIFAYLLNPIVHLIDERGVPRIWSVIIVYATIIIIMILVVTIITPNITKEARNLIEILPKYTKEANEYLNHIYKKIEELDNFSPQLSFVKDSIQDHLLGIEIYAMDIMKQVTNSIFNIFSQVVTLVLIPIFTFYFLKDADYFKKKIVFIIPRIVRKELINICKDIHILLNKFIRGQFIVATCVGILSIIALLMIKVNFAFLIGIIAGISNIIPYFGPIIGAVPGVVIALLDTPMKALWVIIAFTIIQQIESAIITPKIVGESVGLHPVTVIIALLIGNEWLGLIGLIFAVPIAASIKIITKHMIDLIVNI